A single Roseinatronobacter monicus DNA region contains:
- a CDS encoding OmpA family protein, whose translation MKERLINVAHNLRGLRVAKIGSYKAYVLMGGIFALAIVLAIGAATFAVRGIEHVVARDAHAVLAESEIDWAEVQTDGLLLTLRGEAESEAARFRALSAVSTVVAAERVIDDIQVAPSMEIAAPRFLLEILRNGLDVSVIGLVPTSLDTDGIIARIEAIDPEISVVNMLETASHPVPFGWDRAVGFGLEALASIPASKISISADQVEVTGLADSARQRDEMRDKLMRQRPRGLIASINISAPRPVLTPFTLRFVIEESGARFDACSADTSEARTAILRSGRAAGAQGIIDCTIGLGSPSPRWQVAATESIDALGVLGTGSVTIADTDVSLVVPNSVSAEQFDRAAAELERQLPDVFSLDAQRLPPPDGEGLDRDGDAIEFVASRDSEGIVLLRGHLTDERLRDAVYSMARTEFGLNAVRINARLDPDLPGGWPVRAMLAIDTLAQLEHGQVRVRADRFDISGVSGDASASDTISRAVAEQLGRGAVFNLNIRYDERFDPVAMRPTPARCEAWITEVLEEQQITFDPGSASIVSGAGRVIDKIAEILRDCGRLEMEVAGHTDSQGRLETNMRLSQQRAEAVVAALSARGILVSEFVAEGYGPEFPVADNSTASGREANRRIEFRLLGESAAEATQERTGDAPDTERDAAETPDEADLEIVVTTGAGEQPRPPERPER comes from the coding sequence ATGTTCTGATGGGTGGCATTTTCGCACTGGCTATTGTGCTGGCAATCGGTGCCGCCACATTTGCGGTTCGCGGGATAGAACACGTGGTCGCGCGCGATGCGCATGCTGTCCTTGCCGAAAGCGAAATCGACTGGGCCGAAGTGCAGACGGACGGGCTGTTGCTGACACTGCGCGGCGAGGCAGAAAGCGAAGCCGCGCGCTTTCGTGCGCTCAGCGCTGTTTCGACTGTTGTCGCGGCAGAACGTGTGATTGATGACATTCAGGTCGCCCCGTCGATGGAAATTGCCGCGCCGCGCTTCTTGCTGGAAATCTTGCGTAATGGGCTGGATGTGTCGGTGATCGGGCTGGTTCCCACAAGTCTTGATACCGACGGTATTATCGCCCGGATCGAAGCGATTGATCCCGAAATCTCTGTCGTCAACATGTTGGAGACGGCCAGTCATCCGGTGCCCTTTGGTTGGGACAGGGCTGTCGGTTTCGGGCTGGAAGCGTTGGCGTCGATCCCCGCCAGCAAGATTTCCATATCCGCCGATCAGGTCGAAGTGACAGGGCTGGCCGACAGCGCCCGGCAACGCGATGAAATGCGCGACAAGCTGATGCGCCAGCGCCCGCGCGGCCTGATTGCCAGTATCAATATCTCAGCGCCCCGCCCCGTGCTGACGCCCTTCACACTGCGTTTCGTCATAGAGGAGTCGGGCGCGCGGTTCGATGCCTGTTCGGCGGACACATCCGAGGCGCGCACCGCCATTTTGCGCAGCGGCAGGGCTGCGGGCGCGCAAGGGATTATTGATTGCACCATCGGATTGGGCAGTCCCTCACCGCGCTGGCAGGTGGCCGCAACCGAGTCGATTGACGCACTGGGCGTGCTGGGCACTGGCAGTGTCACCATCGCGGACACCGATGTGTCGCTTGTGGTGCCGAATTCAGTCTCAGCAGAGCAGTTTGACCGCGCCGCCGCAGAGTTGGAGCGCCAGTTGCCAGACGTGTTTTCGCTGGATGCACAGCGCTTGCCCCCCCCCGACGGCGAAGGCCTGGACCGTGATGGCGACGCAATCGAGTTTGTCGCCAGCCGCGATTCAGAGGGTATTGTCCTCCTGCGCGGGCATTTGACGGATGAGCGATTGCGCGATGCAGTCTATTCTATGGCGCGGACAGAATTCGGGCTGAATGCAGTGCGTATCAATGCCCGGCTTGACCCCGACTTGCCCGGCGGCTGGCCCGTGCGCGCAATGCTTGCGATAGATACGCTGGCACAACTGGAACATGGTCAGGTGCGCGTGCGGGCCGACCGGTTTGACATAAGCGGCGTGTCAGGTGACGCGTCTGCCTCTGACACGATTTCGCGCGCGGTGGCCGAACAGCTTGGGCGCGGGGCGGTTTTCAACCTGAATATCCGCTATGATGAGCGGTTTGATCCCGTCGCCATGCGGCCCACACCTGCGCGCTGCGAGGCTTGGATCACCGAGGTGCTGGAAGAACAGCAGATCACATTCGATCCCGGCTCTGCGTCTATTGTGTCGGGGGCCGGTCGGGTGATCGACAAGATAGCCGAAATCCTGCGCGATTGCGGGCGGCTTGAGATGGAAGTCGCAGGGCACACCGACAGTCAGGGCCGGCTAGAGACGAATATGCGCCTTAGCCAGCAGCGCGCCGAGGCGGTTGTCGCGGCCCTGTCCGCGCGTGGTATCCTGGTGTCGGAATTTGTTGCCGAAGGTTACGGCCCAGAGTTTCCCGTTGCCGATAATTCAACGGCATCGGGGCGCGAGGCGAACCGTCGCATCGAGTTCAGGTTGCTGGGCGAATCGGCGGCAGAAGCGACACAAGAACGCACGGGCGATGCGCCCGACACCGAGCGGGACGCTGCTGAAACGCCTGACGAAGCAGATCTGGAAATCGTCGTGACCACCGGCGCGGGGGAGCAGCCCCGCCCGCCCGAGCGGCCGGAAAGATGA